Proteins from one Vicugna pacos chromosome 25, VicPac4, whole genome shotgun sequence genomic window:
- the GSDMD gene encoding gasdermin-D isoform X1 translates to MASAFERVVKSVVQELDHSKELTPVNSLWSSTSFQPYCLLGRRPLSSWFWRPRYKCVNLSLRDILEPDAPEPAVEQDGPFHFHETMDGQLKGSVKLAAPGQGKISGKAAGSSSSSASMNVCMLRVAPSTWEAMHRERRLRKPEHKILQQLRRRGDDMFVVTEVLQMQKEVEITQTHKQEGSGQFALPGAICLQGKGQGHLSRKKTVTIPSGSILAFRVAQLIIDPDWDILLFPNKKQRTFSRPLQAGHTGPGGQPGPSLHTSAMTRTNSDQLKFLSDGLMEDQLETTEDFQGLQLEVGAWAAGLEGLSEEPCGQLLRGLGQVLQDEHALEALEELLERGLCGGQVEPQDGPVGAILECLVLPSRQLEEELAGPVSYLLGALAGAEPFEAEFPMAGAQGCVPATRAPGEQLGPRGTLLGPARGVWPSATGRRPPGVLGAGSPMLHVCTLRLPRPAVEAEPALLAGLPICPLVGTAVLEGQVSCPPSSQEPNPAMWVAHHKAWELGKVNKCVERRENGSLSF, encoded by the exons ATGGCATCCGCCTTTGAGAGGGTGGTCAAGAGCGTGGTCCAGGAGCTGGACCACAGTAAGGAGCTAACTCCAGTGAACAGCCTGTGGAGCTCCACCAGCTTCCAGCCCTACTGCCTTTTGGGCAGGAGGCCCTTGAGTTCATGGTTCTGGAGACCTCGCTACAAATGTGTCAACTTGTCCCTCAGGGACATCCTGGAGCCTGATGCCCCGGAGCCAG CTGTGGAGCAGGACGGCCCCTTCCACTTCCACGAGACTATGGACGGGCAGCTGAAGGGCAGTGTGAAGCTAGCGGCCCCAGGACAGGGGAAGATCTCAGGCAAGGCCGCGGGGTCCAGCAGCTCCAGTGCCTCAATGAACGTGTGCATGCTACGAGTGGCCCCCAGCACCTGGGAAGCCATGCACCGAGAGAG GCGTCTGCGGAAGCCCGAGCACAAAATCCTGCAGCAGCTGCGGCGCCGTGGGGATGACATGTTCGTGGTGACCGAGGTGCTGCAGATGCAGAAGGAGGTGGAGATCACCCAGACCCACAAGCAGGAGGGCTCAGGCCAGTTTGCACTGCCTGGAGCCATCTGTTTGCAG GGCAAGGGCCAGGGCCACCTGAGCCGGAAGAAGACGGTCACCATCCCCTCGGGAAGCATCCTCGCGTTCCGGGTGGCCCAGCTAATTATTGATCCTGACTGGG ACATCCTCCTCTTCCCGAACAAGAAGCAGAGGACCTTCAGCAGGCCACTGCAGGCAG GCCACACGGGTCCAGGCGGCCAGCCAGGGCCGTCCCTCCACACCTCCGCCATGACAAGGACCAACTCCGACCAACTCAAGTTCCTGTCAG ACGGGCTCATGGAGGACCAGTTGGAGACCACTGAGGACTTCCAGGGCCTGCAGTTGGAGGTGGGGGCCTGGGCCGCAGGTCTGGAGGGCTTGTCCGAGGAGCCATGTGGGCAGCTGCTgaggggcctggggcaggtgcTGCAGGACGAGCACGCCCTGGAAGCCCTGGAGGAGCTG CTGGAGCGGGGCCTCTGCGGTGGGCAGGTGGAGCCTCAGGACGGTCCAGTGGGCGCCATCCTCGAGTGCCTGGTGCTCCCCTCCAGACAGCTGGAAGAGGAACTTGCCGGCCCTGTCTCCTACCTGCTGGGAGCTCTGGCTG GTGCGGAGCCTTTTGAAGCAGAGTTCCCCATGGCAGGAGCACAGGGCTGTGTCCCTGCCACCCGAGCTCCTGGGGAGCAGCTGGGGCCCAGAGGCACCCTCCTGGGTCCTGCTAGAGGAGTGTGGCCTAGCGCCACAGGTAGGCGACCCCCAGGTGTGCTGGGAGCCGGAAGCCCGATGCTGCACGTCTGCACTTTACGCCTGCCTCGCCCTGCTGTCGAAGCTGAGCCAGCCCTGCTAGCTGGCCTGCCCATCTGCCCACTCGTGGGGACAGCTGTCCTGGAAGGACAGGTCTCCTGCCCACCCAGCAGCCAGGAGCCCAACCCAGCCATGTGGGTAGCTCACCACAAGGCCTGGGAGTTGGGGAAAGTAAACAAATGTGTTGAACGAAGGGAAAATGGCTCACTGAGCTTTTGA
- the GSDMD gene encoding gasdermin-D isoform X3, translating into MASAFERVVKSVVQELDHSKELTPVNSLWSSTSFQPYCLLGRRPLSSWFWRPRYKCVNLSLRDILEPDAPEPAVEQDGPFHFHETMDGQLKGSVKLAAPGQGKISGKAAGSSSSSASMNVCMLRVAPSTWEAMHRERRLRKPEHKILQQLRRRGDDMFVVTEVLQMQKEVEITQTHKQEGSGQFALPGAICLQGKGQGHLSRKKTVTIPSGSILAFRVAQLIIDPDWDILLFPNKKQRTFSRPLQAGHTGPGGQPGPSLHTSAMTRTNSDQLKFLSDGLMEDQLETTEDFQGLQLEVGAWAAGLEGLSEEPCGQLLRGLGQVLQDEHALEALEELLERGLCGGQVEPQDGPVGAILECLVLPSRQLEEELAGPVSYLLGALAVLSETQHVLLAEVLEMGALSEVFRLVRSLLKQSSPWQEHRAVSLPPELLGSSWGPEAPSWVLLEECGLAPQVGDPQVCWEPEARCCTSALYACLALLSKLSQPC; encoded by the exons ATGGCATCCGCCTTTGAGAGGGTGGTCAAGAGCGTGGTCCAGGAGCTGGACCACAGTAAGGAGCTAACTCCAGTGAACAGCCTGTGGAGCTCCACCAGCTTCCAGCCCTACTGCCTTTTGGGCAGGAGGCCCTTGAGTTCATGGTTCTGGAGACCTCGCTACAAATGTGTCAACTTGTCCCTCAGGGACATCCTGGAGCCTGATGCCCCGGAGCCAG CTGTGGAGCAGGACGGCCCCTTCCACTTCCACGAGACTATGGACGGGCAGCTGAAGGGCAGTGTGAAGCTAGCGGCCCCAGGACAGGGGAAGATCTCAGGCAAGGCCGCGGGGTCCAGCAGCTCCAGTGCCTCAATGAACGTGTGCATGCTACGAGTGGCCCCCAGCACCTGGGAAGCCATGCACCGAGAGAG GCGTCTGCGGAAGCCCGAGCACAAAATCCTGCAGCAGCTGCGGCGCCGTGGGGATGACATGTTCGTGGTGACCGAGGTGCTGCAGATGCAGAAGGAGGTGGAGATCACCCAGACCCACAAGCAGGAGGGCTCAGGCCAGTTTGCACTGCCTGGAGCCATCTGTTTGCAG GGCAAGGGCCAGGGCCACCTGAGCCGGAAGAAGACGGTCACCATCCCCTCGGGAAGCATCCTCGCGTTCCGGGTGGCCCAGCTAATTATTGATCCTGACTGGG ACATCCTCCTCTTCCCGAACAAGAAGCAGAGGACCTTCAGCAGGCCACTGCAGGCAG GCCACACGGGTCCAGGCGGCCAGCCAGGGCCGTCCCTCCACACCTCCGCCATGACAAGGACCAACTCCGACCAACTCAAGTTCCTGTCAG ACGGGCTCATGGAGGACCAGTTGGAGACCACTGAGGACTTCCAGGGCCTGCAGTTGGAGGTGGGGGCCTGGGCCGCAGGTCTGGAGGGCTTGTCCGAGGAGCCATGTGGGCAGCTGCTgaggggcctggggcaggtgcTGCAGGACGAGCACGCCCTGGAAGCCCTGGAGGAGCTG CTGGAGCGGGGCCTCTGCGGTGGGCAGGTGGAGCCTCAGGACGGTCCAGTGGGCGCCATCCTCGAGTGCCTGGTGCTCCCCTCCAGACAGCTGGAAGAGGAACTTGCCGGCCCTGTCTCCTACCTGCTGGGAGCTCTGGCTG TGCTGAGTGAAACCCAGCATGTGCTTCTGGCTGAGGTGCTGGAGATGGGGGCCCTGTCTGAGGTGTTCAGGCTG GTGCGGAGCCTTTTGAAGCAGAGTTCCCCATGGCAGGAGCACAGGGCTGTGTCCCTGCCACCCGAGCTCCTGGGGAGCAGCTGGGGCCCAGAGGCACCCTCCTGGGTCCTGCTAGAGGAGTGTGGCCTAGCGCCACAGGTAGGCGACCCCCAGGTGTGCTGGGAGCCGGAAGCCCGATGCTGCACGTCTGCACTTTACGCCTGCCTCGCCCTGCTGTCGAAGCTGAGCCAGCCCTGCTAG
- the GSDMD gene encoding gasdermin-D isoform X2, with translation MDGQLKGSVKLAAPGQGKISGKAAGSSSSSASMNVCMLRVAPSTWEAMHRERRLRKPEHKILQQLRRRGDDMFVVTEVLQMQKEVEITQTHKQEGSGQFALPGAICLQGKGQGHLSRKKTVTIPSGSILAFRVAQLIIDPDWDILLFPNKKQRTFSRPLQAGHTGPGGQPGPSLHTSAMTRTNSDQLKFLSDGLMEDQLETTEDFQGLQLEVGAWAAGLEGLSEEPCGQLLRGLGQVLQDEHALEALEELLERGLCGGQVEPQDGPVGAILECLVLPSRQLEEELAGPVSYLLGALAGAEPFEAEFPMAGAQGCVPATRAPGEQLGPRGTLLGPARGVWPSATGRRPPGVLGAGSPMLHVCTLRLPRPAVEAEPALLAGLPICPLVGTAVLEGQVSCPPSSQEPNPAMWVAHHKAWELGKVNKCVERRENGSLSF, from the exons ATGGACGGGCAGCTGAAGGGCAGTGTGAAGCTAGCGGCCCCAGGACAGGGGAAGATCTCAGGCAAGGCCGCGGGGTCCAGCAGCTCCAGTGCCTCAATGAACGTGTGCATGCTACGAGTGGCCCCCAGCACCTGGGAAGCCATGCACCGAGAGAG GCGTCTGCGGAAGCCCGAGCACAAAATCCTGCAGCAGCTGCGGCGCCGTGGGGATGACATGTTCGTGGTGACCGAGGTGCTGCAGATGCAGAAGGAGGTGGAGATCACCCAGACCCACAAGCAGGAGGGCTCAGGCCAGTTTGCACTGCCTGGAGCCATCTGTTTGCAG GGCAAGGGCCAGGGCCACCTGAGCCGGAAGAAGACGGTCACCATCCCCTCGGGAAGCATCCTCGCGTTCCGGGTGGCCCAGCTAATTATTGATCCTGACTGGG ACATCCTCCTCTTCCCGAACAAGAAGCAGAGGACCTTCAGCAGGCCACTGCAGGCAG GCCACACGGGTCCAGGCGGCCAGCCAGGGCCGTCCCTCCACACCTCCGCCATGACAAGGACCAACTCCGACCAACTCAAGTTCCTGTCAG ACGGGCTCATGGAGGACCAGTTGGAGACCACTGAGGACTTCCAGGGCCTGCAGTTGGAGGTGGGGGCCTGGGCCGCAGGTCTGGAGGGCTTGTCCGAGGAGCCATGTGGGCAGCTGCTgaggggcctggggcaggtgcTGCAGGACGAGCACGCCCTGGAAGCCCTGGAGGAGCTG CTGGAGCGGGGCCTCTGCGGTGGGCAGGTGGAGCCTCAGGACGGTCCAGTGGGCGCCATCCTCGAGTGCCTGGTGCTCCCCTCCAGACAGCTGGAAGAGGAACTTGCCGGCCCTGTCTCCTACCTGCTGGGAGCTCTGGCTG GTGCGGAGCCTTTTGAAGCAGAGTTCCCCATGGCAGGAGCACAGGGCTGTGTCCCTGCCACCCGAGCTCCTGGGGAGCAGCTGGGGCCCAGAGGCACCCTCCTGGGTCCTGCTAGAGGAGTGTGGCCTAGCGCCACAGGTAGGCGACCCCCAGGTGTGCTGGGAGCCGGAAGCCCGATGCTGCACGTCTGCACTTTACGCCTGCCTCGCCCTGCTGTCGAAGCTGAGCCAGCCCTGCTAGCTGGCCTGCCCATCTGCCCACTCGTGGGGACAGCTGTCCTGGAAGGACAGGTCTCCTGCCCACCCAGCAGCCAGGAGCCCAACCCAGCCATGTGGGTAGCTCACCACAAGGCCTGGGAGTTGGGGAAAGTAAACAAATGTGTTGAACGAAGGGAAAATGGCTCACTGAGCTTTTGA